The DNA region GCCAGGCGCGACGCCTCCGCCGGGCTGTCCGCGGTCACCATCAGATCGCCGACGCGGTCCCACGAACTGCGCAGCCCGTCGAACCGGTCACCCGCCGAGACACTGACGTCGCACATGAACACGCCTTCGGCCTGCGACGCCTTCTCCACCCCGCGCACGTCCTCGATACGGCCGGGCTCGATCGACAGGAAGCGGACCGCGGCACCGCGTTCGGCCTTGCGCGGCAACACGTCCACGACCGGCTCGTCCTTCATCACCGAGAAGTAGGCGCGGTTCAGCTCCACCGGATAGGCGCGCTGGATCAGCTCGATGATGCCGTCGCCCGCGAACCGGCCGGCGCATTCGACCAGGTACGGCACGCCGTCCGAGACGATCCACTCGCAGTGGACGATCCCGGTGCGGAACCCGGCCGCGTCGGTGAGCCGCCTCGTCTCCTCGGTCAGCGTCGCGGTCAGCTCGTCCGGGATGTCGGCGGGGACGATATGCGCGAGTTCGATCGGACGCGGCCCGGGGAACAGCCGTTTACCGGTGACGTTGGCGAACAGCGGCTCGCCGTCCCGCAGCAGCATCTCGACGCTGAACTCGTCGCCCTCGACGAAGCTTTCGGCGAGCATCTTCAGGTCCATCGCGCGGTCCGGGACGAAGATCCCCTCGTCCTGCACGACACAGTTCGTCCACGCCTGCTCGGCCTCGGCCGGGTCGGTGAGCACCTGCGTCCCCACCGAAGCCTGCCGGTTCGACGGCTTCAGCACGATCTTCCCCGGATGCCGCGCCATGAACTCCCGGACCTGCTCCGGGCTCTCGACGCGCGCCGACGCCGGGTTCGCGATCCCCGCCGCCCGGCTGACCAGGCGCAGCACCGCCTTGTCCCGCAGGATCTGCGCCGCGCCGAACCCCGCTCCCGGCAGGCCGTAGCGTTCCGCGAGCCGGGCCGCGAACGGCGTCGCGTACTCGGTCAGCGGGACGACGGCGGCCGGGTCGAGGTCGTGGTGGACGTGGTAGAACTCGTCCGCCTTGCCGGGCAGGTGGAACTCCCACTCGATGAGCTCGCGCACCAGCGCCGAACCGGCCACCGTCTTCCGTGCTTCGCGTTTGCGGACGACGTCGGGTTCTTCGACGAAGATGACCGAGCCGTCCGGCTGGAAGTCCTTGATGGACGAACCCAATGCCGCGGCCACGAACCCGACCAGCACCACCGGGCGTGTCATGACCCCTCCTCGACGTAGTACCAGTTCTCAGGGTTGATCAAGCCGTACGGGTTGATCGGCGAGAAGCCGCGCAGGTTCCCCGCGACCTCGAACAACCGCCGCGGGAACGTCGGCATGAAGATCACCGGTGCCTGCTCGGCGATGTACTCCTGGTACTCGTAGAGCGCTTCGAGCGAGTCGGTGGTGACCGTCTTCGCGATCAGCTCGTCCGCCTTGGCGTCGCGCCAGTTGCTGAAGTTGCAGGCGGCGCCGCTCTGGAAGAGGTTCTCCCCGGTCGGGTAGTTGTAGACCCAGCCGCCGCCCCAGCAGGACAGCTGCCACATCCGCTTCTCGCCCGGACCGTCCTCCGCCACCAGGACCGAACCCATCACCTCTTCGAGGCGGATCTCGATCCCGGCCTTGGCCGCGTCGTCCCGGAACTGCGCCATGAGCCGCGCCAGCGACGGCCGCCCTTCCCAGTAACGCAAGGAGAAGCTCAGTTCGGTGCCGGCGGGGATGCCTTCACCCGCTTCACCGGGGCCGGTTCCGGGCCGCACGCATACCGCGGGCGAGGTGGTGACGTCCCAGCCGTTGTCGGCGAGCAGCTGCCGCGCCTTCTCCAGGTCGAACGGCCAGAACCCGCCGCGCTCGGTGATCTTCGGCGAGACCAGGTCGCTCTTGGGCAGCACCGGGATCGACCCCGTCTGGCTCCAGCCGTAACCCTGGTAGACCTCGCGAGCCCCGTACTCCTGGTCGAAGCAGCTCTGGAGGGCCTGTCGGACGTACGGCTGCCGGATCATGTTCCCCGCGACGGTCGGGTTGCTGAAGTTGACCGCCATGAAGTTGATGTTGAACAGGATCTGCGGTTCCAGCTGGAAGCCGTCGCCCAGCGGGTTCGGACCGCCCTTCGTCGGGTCTCCGTCCGGCTGGACGCCCATCCCCGGTGGCAGGAAACCGACCTGGACGTCACCGGACTGCAACAGCTCGTACTGCTGCTCGTCCGACGTCGTCGAGACCTGGCGAAGCTCGTCGAGATGCGGCGGGTTGGGCCCGCTGTAGTGCTCGTTGGGGACGAAGGTGACGACACCTTCCTCGGTGTAGCTCTTGAGCCGCCACGGCCCGTTCACGACACTCCACACCGGACTGTCGGCCCACCGTGTGCGGTGCGAGTTGTCCTCTTCGACGACGTCGCCGTTTTCCGCCATCAAGAACTCGTAGACCGCTTCGGCCTGCTCGATGTCGTGCGTCGCGTCGGCCGGGCCGTCCGCGGTGCGGTCCCACGCCTTCGGCATCGGTGTGATCATGGTGAGCTGGTTCAGCAGCACCCAGTTCTTCGAATACGCCTTGTCGAAGGTGAAGCTCACCTTGTCATCGGCGACCTTTTCGAACGACACCAGGTTGTCCGGGAAGTAGCCCTCGGAGTACGCCCCGAATCTCGGCCCCTTCACCTTCAGCATGTTCATCCAGAAGATGACGTTGTCCGCGCAGAGCGTCTCGCCGTTGGACCATTTCCACGGTTTGATCCGGACCACGCAGGTGCGGCCGGTCTCGTCCCACACCGGCTCCTCGCCGACGCTGAGGTCCCAGTCGATCTCCGGCGCGCCGTCCCGGCCCAGCCAGTAGAGCGGCCGGTACATCAGCATCTGGAACTCGTAGAGGCTCCGCACGCCGAAGCGTTCGCCCGGGGTGAAGGGGAAGATCACCGCGGGCGGGAACCCGGGCAGGCAGGCCCAGGTGGCGACGCCACCCTTGATCGGCTTGTCCGTCATGACTTTCGCTTCCTCCGCATGTCGGCCGCGCTCAGGCGGCGGTCGCCTCGAGAACCTCGGCCGGCCGCTTCTCCTGCGCCGACAGCGGTTTCGCCAAGCTGAAGTAGGTACCGATCACGATCGCGCCCTGCAGGATCGCCAAGCCCCAGAAGGCGTAGGGCACGGTGGTCGCGTCCGCCAGCGAGGACAACGCGACCGTCGCGCCGACGCCGAGCCCGAGACCGAGGGCCTGCGTGCCGCCGAAGATCCGGCCGACCCGCTCCTCCGGGCTGGCCCGCATCAGCAGCGTGCGGGCCGCGATCCGGCCCTGCGCGAAGCAGAACCCGGCGAACGGGATCGCCGCCATCAGCGCGATGTAGTGCAGCGGCTGGATCGCGAGGCAGATCAGATTGCCGAGCGTGCCGAACACGGCCAGATGGATCCCCTTGAACCGCTTGCTGACCTTGCCGTACGCCGCGGCGCCGACGATGAACCCGACCCCGGCCAGCGCGTCGACCACGCCGATCATCCACGCGCCCTGATTGAACGTCTGCAGGATCAGCGTCGTCAGGATGACGTTGGCGACCATCAGGCCGATGTTGCCGTTGGCGTACAACAGCGCGAGCCGCTTGATGGGCTGGCGCACGGGGGCTTCGACCGGCGCCGACGGGTCGGTGGCCGTGGTCTCCTCGATCACCGGGGCCTTGGCGGGTTTGCGGCCGATCGCGTAGACCAGCACGGCCGAGAGGACGAAGCTCAGCGAGTTGAACACGAACAACGGCGTGGCGCCGAACCAGATCACCAGGAAGCCGGCCAGCGAAGACGCCAGCAGCATGCCGGCGTTGCTCGCCATCTCGAAATGCGAGTTGAACTTCCCGAGCCGCTCGTCGCGGATCCGTTCCTTGATGAGCCCGTTGCTCGCGGGCATGAACAACGCCGCGGTGCAGGCGAGCATGAAGTTCGCTATGTAGGAACCGAGGTTCGCCGGGCCGCCGATCCACAGCCACACCGGCAGCGCGAACGCGGTCATCGCGCTCACGAGGTCCGCCGCCACGCACAGCATCCGGCGGTCGACCTTGTCGACCAGCTTGCCGAACAGGACCGCGAGCGCGACCTGCGGGATGGACACCGCGATGAACAGCCAGCCGACCGCCAGGGTGGTCTGCTCGGCGTGGAAGACCAGGATCGCGGCGGCGGTGATCTGGAAGGCGTTGCCCGCGGTGGTGATGAATCCCGCCGGGAC from Amycolatopsis sp. EV170708-02-1 includes:
- a CDS encoding ABC transporter substrate-binding protein; this encodes MTDKPIKGGVATWACLPGFPPAVIFPFTPGERFGVRSLYEFQMLMYRPLYWLGRDGAPEIDWDLSVGEEPVWDETGRTCVVRIKPWKWSNGETLCADNVIFWMNMLKVKGPRFGAYSEGYFPDNLVSFEKVADDKVSFTFDKAYSKNWVLLNQLTMITPMPKAWDRTADGPADATHDIEQAEAVYEFLMAENGDVVEEDNSHRTRWADSPVWSVVNGPWRLKSYTEEGVVTFVPNEHYSGPNPPHLDELRQVSTTSDEQQYELLQSGDVQVGFLPPGMGVQPDGDPTKGGPNPLGDGFQLEPQILFNINFMAVNFSNPTVAGNMIRQPYVRQALQSCFDQEYGAREVYQGYGWSQTGSIPVLPKSDLVSPKITERGGFWPFDLEKARQLLADNGWDVTTSPAVCVRPGTGPGEAGEGIPAGTELSFSLRYWEGRPSLARLMAQFRDDAAKAGIEIRLEEVMGSVLVAEDGPGEKRMWQLSCWGGGWVYNYPTGENLFQSGAACNFSNWRDAKADELIAKTVTTDSLEALYEYQEYIAEQAPVIFMPTFPRRLFEVAGNLRGFSPINPYGLINPENWYYVEEGS
- a CDS encoding ATP-grasp domain-containing protein is translated as MTRPVVLVGFVAAALGSSIKDFQPDGSVIFVEEPDVVRKREARKTVAGSALVRELIEWEFHLPGKADEFYHVHHDLDPAAVVPLTEYATPFAARLAERYGLPGAGFGAAQILRDKAVLRLVSRAAGIANPASARVESPEQVREFMARHPGKIVLKPSNRQASVGTQVLTDPAEAEQAWTNCVVQDEGIFVPDRAMDLKMLAESFVEGDEFSVEMLLRDGEPLFANVTGKRLFPGPRPIELAHIVPADIPDELTATLTEETRRLTDAAGFRTGIVHCEWIVSDGVPYLVECAGRFAGDGIIELIQRAYPVELNRAYFSVMKDEPVVDVLPRKAERGAAVRFLSIEPGRIEDVRGVEKASQAEGVFMCDVSVSAGDRFDGLRSSWDRVGDLMVTADSPAEASRLAEEAVALIEIDVRPDRGERENAAP
- a CDS encoding MFS transporter, which gives rise to MSLDSTLSTDAIRSSRLAERLLVPAGFITTAGNAFQITAAAILVFHAEQTTLAVGWLFIAVSIPQVALAVLFGKLVDKVDRRMLCVAADLVSAMTAFALPVWLWIGGPANLGSYIANFMLACTAALFMPASNGLIKERIRDERLGKFNSHFEMASNAGMLLASSLAGFLVIWFGATPLFVFNSLSFVLSAVLVYAIGRKPAKAPVIEETTATDPSAPVEAPVRQPIKRLALLYANGNIGLMVANVILTTLILQTFNQGAWMIGVVDALAGVGFIVGAAAYGKVSKRFKGIHLAVFGTLGNLICLAIQPLHYIALMAAIPFAGFCFAQGRIAARTLLMRASPEERVGRIFGGTQALGLGLGVGATVALSSLADATTVPYAFWGLAILQGAIVIGTYFSLAKPLSAQEKRPAEVLEATAA